The sequence ATTGATGCTGCAAAAATTGAAGCAGCGATTACCGAAAAAACCTCAGCAATTTTAGCAACACACGTTTACGGAAATCCTTGTGATGTAGAAACCATTGAAAAAATTGCAAAAAAGCATAATCTTAAAGTCATTTATGATGCGGCACATGCTTTTGGCGTAGAAATCAATGGAAAATCAATTTTTGAATATGGTGATATTTCTACTTGCTCATTACACGCAACAAAACTTTATCACTCTATAGAAGGAGGATTGCTTGTTTCTACAGATGCAGAATTACTTAAGAAATTGGCTTATATCAGAAACTTCGGATTTGATGGCCCTGAAAATTTTGCAGAATTGGGCCTTAATGGAAAAAACTCCGAATTTCATGCAGCAATGGGATTGGCAAATTTGAAATATATAGAGGCCATTAAGGAAAAAGAGAAACTTTAGCAAAACAATACGACGAAAAATTATTGACGTTAAAAGCCAGAAGACCAATTTGGCATTCGCAATCTGAAAACAACAATTCTTACTACCCGATAGTTTTTGAAAGTGAAGAACTTCTTCTAAAAAGTATCACCCATTTACAAAGTCACGGAGTTTTCTCTAGAAGATATTTTTATCCCTCGTTAGCTTCTGCTCTTCCATATATTGAGGCAAAAAATTTGGAAATTGCAGACGATATTGCAAAAAGAGTTTTGTGTTTACCACTTTTTTATGATCTTACTTCAGAGGAAGTTAATTTGATTTGTCGCCTCCTTCTAAGAGTACAGAATAATTAGTTATGAAAGCGGCGATAATGCAACCCTATTTCATGCCATATATCGGCTATTTCCAGCTGATAAAAGCAGTTGATAAGTTCATTATTTATGATGACGTAAATTATATTAAACAAGGTTGGATTAATAGAAACAGTATATTGGTTCAGAATAGAAGCTACATGTTTTCTCTACCATTAAAGGATGCAAGTTCTTTCAAAAAGATAAATGAGATAGAACTAAATGAAATGCTATTTCCTAAATGGAAGATAAAATTCTTCAAAACAATTGAAGCATATAAAAAAGCACCTCATTATTACATCGTTCGTCAACTATTAGAAAAAATTTTTCACATGAACGAAGGAAGAATCAATGATCTAATTTATCAAAGCTTAGTAGAGATTTCAGAATATTTAGATATGAAAACGATTATTGAAAGATCATCAATCGTTTACAAAAATTCAGAATTATCCGGAGCAGAAAGACTTATTGATATTTGCAGATGTGAAAATGCAGATGTATATATTAATCCTCTGGGAGGACAAGAATTGTACAATAAAAATTATTTTTCAGAGCATCATATAAAACTCTATTTTATTAAAGCAAATCCTGTAGAGTATAAGCAGTTTAATAATGTATTTATTCCATGGCTGTCAATTATCGATGTTATGATGTTTAATTCTCCTGAAGAAATAAATATAATGTTAGACAACTTTGAATTATTATAGATGAATGATAAATCTATTGGAGGTTATTTTGAAATAGAACTTTCAAAAAAAATAACTTCTTTCAAAATTATTTAGGACTTAATTCAGCCAGAAACTGTCTTGAGTTTATATTGCGATCAGCTGCATACAGTAAAATATACATTCCTTATTATACTTGTGATGTGCTACTCGAACCTCTGATAAAACTAAACATTCCTTACGAGTTCTATGATGTAGATTTTAATTTGGATCCTCTATTTAATTTTTCTATTCTTAAAAAACGGATGCATTTCTTTATACAAACTATTTTGGTATAAAAGACAATACAATAAAAAATCTATCTGATGAAATCCCCGATAATTTAATTATTGATAATGCACAAGCTTTATTTTCCGAACCTATAAAAGACATTCCAACATTCTATTCTCCGAGAAAATTTGTCGGCGTACCTGATGGAGGCTTTGTTACCAATACAGACAAACTTAATATTTCATTCGATAAAGATTCAAGTTATCAAAGGATGACACATCTTTTAAAAAGAATTGACGTATCTGCTGAATCGGGATATTCAGATTTTCAGAGAAATGATAA comes from Chryseobacterium sp. 3008163 and encodes:
- a CDS encoding WbqC family protein translates to MKAAIMQPYFMPYIGYFQLIKAVDKFIIYDDVNYIKQGWINRNSILVQNRSYMFSLPLKDASSFKKINEIELNEMLFPKWKIKFFKTIEAYKKAPHYYIVRQLLEKIFHMNEGRINDLIYQSLVEISEYLDMKTIIERSSIVYKNSELSGAERLIDICRCENADVYINPLGGQELYNKNYFSEHHIKLYFIKANPVEYKQFNNVFIPWLSIIDVMMFNSPEEINIMLDNFELL